The following proteins are co-located in the Oncorhynchus gorbuscha isolate QuinsamMale2020 ecotype Even-year linkage group LG22, OgorEven_v1.0, whole genome shotgun sequence genome:
- the LOC124010059 gene encoding calponin-2-like: MSGSSFNRGPAYGFSAEVKSKIAGKYDPQREDELRVWIEDVTGCVIGEDFQKGLKNGVILCELINKLQPGSVKKINSSTMNWHQLENITNFIKSIQTYGLKPHDIFEANDLFESGNMTQVQSTLLSLAGTAKTKGCQSRVDIGVKYADKQERLFDEEKMKAGHCVIGLQMGTNKCASQAGMNAYGTRRHLYDPKAHILPPMDNSTISLQMGTNKGASQAGMTAPGTRRAIYDQKLGTDKCDNSTMSLQMGSNAGANQSGQNFGLGRQIYDAKYCPKNEEEQNGAGADYQDEGYQEYKDDTVPVYQEEGTDY; this comes from the exons ATGTCTGGCTCATCATTTAACAGAGGTCCTGCCTATGGGTTTTCTGCGGAAGTCAAAAGCAAG ATTGCCGGAAAGTATGACCCTCAGAGAGAGGATGAGCTAAGGGTCTGGATCGAGGATGTGACTGGATGTGTTATTGGGGAGGATTTCCAGAAAGGCCTGAAAAATGGTGTCATCCTGTGCGA aCTGATCAACAAACTTCAACCTGGCTCTGTGAAAAAGATCAACTCGTCCACCATGAATTGGCATCAG CTGGAGAACATCACCAACTTCATCAAATCCATCCAAACGTACGGCCTGAAGCCCCATGATATCTTTGAGGCCAATGACCTCTTTGAGAGTGGGAACATGACCCAAGTCCAGAGCACCCTGTTGTCTCTCGCTGGCACA GCCAAGACCAAGGGCTGCCAGTCCCGAGTGGACATTGGGGTGAAGTACGCAGACAAACAGGAGAGACTATTCGACGAGGAGAAGATGAAGGCCGGACATTGTGTCATTGGACTGCAG ATGGGGACGAATAAGTGTGCCAGCCAGGCGGGCATGAATGCATATGGCACCAGGAGGCACCTTTATGACCCCAAGGCTCACATCCTACCCCCCATGGACAACTCTACCATCAGTCTGCAAATGGGCACTAATAAGGGGGCCAGCCAG GCTGGCATGACAGCTCCAGGAACCCGCCGCGCCATCTACGACCAGAAGCTGGGCACAGACAAGTGTGACAACAGCACCATGTCGCTGCAGATGGGCTCCAACGCAGGCGCCAACCAGAGCGGGCAGAACTTTGGCCTGGGTCGTCAGATCTACGACGCCAAGTACTGCCCCAAGAATGAGGAGGAGCAGAACGGGGCCGGGGCCGACTACCAAGATGAGGGTTACCAAGAATACAAAGATGACACGGTGCCGGTGTACCAAGAAGAGGGGACGGATTATTAA
- the LOC124009552 gene encoding 40S ribosomal protein S15-like, translated as MAEVEIKKKRTFRKFTYRGVDLDQLLDMSYEQLMQLYCARQRRRLNRGLRRKQQSLLKRLRKAKKEAPPMEKPEVVKTHLRDMVILPEMVGSMVGVYNGKTFNQVEIKPEMCGHYLGEFSITYKPVKHGRPGIGATHSSRFIPLK; from the exons ATG GCGGAAGTTGAGATCAAGAAGAAACGTACCTTCAGGAAGTTCACCTACAGGGGTGTGGACCTGGACCAGCTTCTTGACATGTCCTA TGAGCAGTTAATGCAGTTGTACTGTGCCCGCCAGAGGAGGAGGCTCAACCGTGGTCTTCGCCGCAAGCAGCAGTCCCTCCTGAAGCGTCTGCGTAAGGCCAAGAAGGAGGCTCCCCCCATGGAGAAGCCTGAGGTGGTGAAGACTCACCTCAGGGACATGGTCATCCTGCCTGAGATGGTCGGCTCCATGGTCGGAGTGTACAACGGCAAGACCTTCAACCAGGTTGAAATCAAG CCTGAGATGTGTGGCCACTACCTGGGGGAGTTCTCCATCACCTACAAGCCAGTTAAGCACGGTCGTCCCGGTATCGGAGCGACACATTCTTCCCGTTTCATCCCACTGAAGTAG